TGGCTGAACGCTCGGTTACAGCTCGTCAGCCAGGGCTGTAAGCCAACTGGTCGTGCATCGTGTCGCGCTCGTGATACTCGTCCGCCGTGGGATCGTCGTCCGGTTCGGCGGCGAATTGCTTCCGGCCCGAGCTCGCCACCTCGTGGCGCGCGATGCGAATGCCGCTGGGTGCTTCCACGCCCAGCTTCACGCGGTTGCCTTTGACCTCCAGGACGGTGACCCGGATGTCGTTGTCGATAACGATCGTTTCTCCCTTGCGACGACTCAGGACCAGCATCGAGCGAGCCTCCATTCTTGCCGGGGTGCCCAGGGCCCGGGCCTGCCGTGAATTTGGCCAAGTGGGTTCTCTACGCGTACCAGACCGGGCAGGTTCATGAACCAATCTGAACCCAATCACAAAAATCCGGGAACTTGCCAGCAGCGCCAGCGGCCCGGCGGGCGTCGTTGGGAGGGCGCGGGCCGCACCACTTCAGGGGGAGCATGCGTGCCCCACGACGGTTGTCCTAAGTGCCAAGCTTGACACGCCTTGTGA
The sequence above is a segment of the Pirellulales bacterium genome. Coding sequences within it:
- a CDS encoding carbon storage regulator — encoded protein: MLVLSRRKGETIVIDNDIRVTVLEVKGNRVKLGVEAPSGIRIARHEVASSGRKQFAAEPDDDPTADEYHERDTMHDQLAYSPG